TAATGATAAGATCTCTTCACCGTTCTTGACCGATATATCCGTTCTTACATTGCAGTTAATTTTAACGACAACCTTATTAACCGATGCTGCCTTAGGGGATTAAGAAAGCGTTTTTGGTTATATCCGTTCACAGTCCTTGACTGATACCGACTCCTATCCTTTATAAAGCCTTTTTGATTTACTTACCAAACACtgtcatatatatttgaaaaaatgttatcgATTAGAACCGTACCTTTGAGAAAcgtgtatgtttatttatttttcacacaAAAGCAGTAGAACTCAATTTCCAATAATTCTGCATTCGACCAATTCTCGTTACAGCGCATAAATATACATATGGGCTTCATTTATTAGCTTCTTATATGTATAGAAAGGTTTGCCGAGTGTGGGACTCGAACCACTGACCTCCGTATTATGAGCTATAAGAGCTCCAAATTGAGCCATCTGGTCGACTTATTAATCATATAGCAAACTACAGGCCTTGAAACACAACATACTTTTGTTCAAACGAAGAATGTTTAGCTGATATTTACAACGATGAGCTATTACGGAATATCGAATTAccttaaatcaatacaaaaatgACTGATCAGTTATCAGTCATAAATtctcaaaaatatgaaaaagtgaATATATAAGGATGATGTAGGGCAACCTTCgtgtaaaattaaacaaaaccaaaatatCCTTATGCGTTAATTATGGGTCTCGTGAGAATTTCGTCATCTGCTTATTACTCCATTGCTTGGTAAGACGACAACTTATGTGATTGTATGATCGTTCGTTTTCTAGCCAATTCATTACCAAACTTATATAGGTAAGCATCCTCCGAATAAATGAAGTATAATTACATTTACTAGTATTACGTGTTTACTTaaaaaattaattgatttataatCGGACACTAAAATGCTCAATTTATATAAAGATATTGACTGTATATTGGCCTTATTTTACATAGGTCTAATTTTGCGCAATATCATGCTATAATACTTTGTAAGTTACAGTATTATTGTAAATTGTGCATTGTTTCAGTTTGGCCATCATTATCCCAAGATTGCCCCCCATGCGAGTGCTGCGTAAAGGGAACGGAGTGTTTATTTCATACGCTCTTCAGTGTAGACAGCTATTGCAATGATGGATGTATAGATGGATTCAAGAGCCCACAGTGCCAGAAATCGTGTTCAAATCGAGGCTGTATGTCGTGTACAACAGACACTACGTGCTCTTGGTGCTATGATGGGTATATGCTGCTCGATGGGCAGTGTACAAGTATATGTCCATCTACTTGTAAAACATGCACTTCAAACACATCCTGCACATCCTGCTATGACGGATACCATGGAGATCAGTGTCAACACTCATGTCCTTCCAACTGTGACACATGCACTGCAAGCACATCCTGCTCATCATGCAGGGACCCTAACTTCACTGGTGGCAAATGTGATAGATGTGTTAACGGCAAATACGGAAGTGAGTGTGAATTGGATTGTCCTGTGAATTGTCTTTCTTGTGAATCTGCAACTAATTGTACTGAATGTAAAAAAGGATTCATTGGTATAGGTGTCCAATGTTTACTACGCTCGGACTGCCCTGAAAATTGTATTGGTTATAAATGTGATAGCACTGGAAAATGCGATTCATGTAAGGACGGATTCTATGGCGAGTTCTGCATGATGACCTGCTCTGAGAACTGCATTGATGGCACTTGTTATAGAAACGGAATTTGCGATGCCTGCCGTGACGGTTTTCAAGGCACGTTTTGTAACATAACATGTCAACAGAATTGCAAGCAGTGTCATCAAGATAACGGATCGTGCAACATTTGTGAAAATCAAGCGTGGGGAAGAGAGTGCTCAAGGAAGTGTAGCTCGACTTGTCAAATTGATACGACCTCAATGACAACCTGTGATATCGTGTCGGGGGAATGCAAATTTGGATGCGTGTCCGGAAGTCATGGTCCGTACTGCGAGCTTATTTGTGACCAGCGATGTGGTGAATCTCGCGACGGAATAAAAGCATGCAGGCAAAGAGACGGGTTCTGTGCGGAAGGCTGTAAGCGTGGATATAGATTTGAAGTTGCCGGTTGCTTACCtggtaaataaataagaaagtatACTTAAAGTATCACATTTTAATTGGAAGGTACGccatcattttgtatttatagaACTATCTCTTACGCAAGGCTCATTTGTTCTgtgatattgtttgtattaatatggttggtgtataatttat
This genomic stretch from Mya arenaria isolate MELC-2E11 chromosome 10, ASM2691426v1 harbors:
- the LOC128204484 gene encoding cell death abnormality protein 1-like; this encodes MGLVRISSSAYYSIACVDSYCNDGCIDGFKSPQCQKSCSNRGCMSCTTDTTCSWCYDGYMLLDGQCTSICPSTCKTCTSNTSCTSCYDGYHGDQCQHSCPSNCDTCTASTSCSSCRDPNFTGGKCDRCVNGKYGSECELDCPVNCLSCESATNCTECKKGFIGIGVQCLLRSDCPENCIGYKCDSTGKCDSCKDGFYGEFCMMTCSENCIDGTCYRNGICDACRDGFQGTFCNITCQQNCKQCHQDNGSCNICENQAWGRECSRKCSSTCQIDTTSMTTCDIVSGECKFGCVSGSHGPYCELICDQRCGESRDGIKACRQRDGFCAEGCKRGYRFEVAGCLPVTDKPWDESSVLTVGVLGGMIGLLIIALAVAIGCIVLIKRRHVIAQKDNFKEIKLDEEARTYEEIPEQTDQPKYQNVNTNNYDMLFANSYDTGGYVCASRYGADGIGPWRGDWPFLRNIARTEQALHVANQVV